Proteins encoded by one window of Candidatus Nezhaarchaeota archaeon:
- a CDS encoding MFS transporter encodes MGLAIHEAGLNLLMVFLPLYVIAIGGSLIDIGIMFAAGQLSTIPASILWGYACDKIERYKVFILISFMSLAIIMYSFTLVSSVKLLVVLYVLMSILHVAHSSPKNVLIAELYTHEEWRRNFAVYEGFVEIGRLLGLISGFMISVDRVDGISIPILCGSLHLAAFAMSVVLVKDPILMMERRLVAIERAVNLAYRGTSVLSKILNGTSTNHHLRGDGVKAFCCGLALFYLATAILFTPLPVFLSQCLTLSQGLVFIAYSVNSIGGALGYFHLAQRFNQPVERVALVKVALLRSLLAFLIVFTLQLSTLSTIVIMILLALLGYLYALFNTYTLTLSMELLPRKRIGLFDALVSLGSVCGSFIGPLIAEKAGFTCAFLMSSVTFLISSIIFKVFSRGAM; translated from the coding sequence TTGGGCCTTGCTATTCATGAAGCAGGGCTCAATTTGTTGATGGTCTTTCTACCACTTTACGTAATTGCGATAGGCGGGTCACTTATTGACATTGGCATCATGTTCGCTGCCGGTCAACTATCGACAATCCCAGCCTCAATCTTATGGGGCTATGCTTGCGACAAGATTGAGCGCTACAAGGTCTTCATCCTCATCTCATTTATGTCCCTAGCTATAATCATGTACTCATTCACTTTAGTATCAAGCGTGAAGTTATTGGTGGTGCTCTATGTGCTCATGTCAATCCTGCATGTCGCTCACAGTTCACCAAAAAATGTGCTTATTGCAGAACTCTATACACATGAAGAGTGGAGGAGAAATTTTGCTGTATATGAGGGCTTTGTAGAGATTGGGCGCCTCTTAGGCTTAATTTCAGGCTTCATGATCTCAGTTGATAGGGTCGACGGTATTTCAATACCAATTCTATGTGGTAGCCTCCACTTGGCTGCCTTCGCTATGTCAGTTGTCTTAGTCAAGGACCCAATATTGATGATGGAGCGACGGTTAGTAGCCATAGAGAGAGCTGTAAATCTTGCATATAGGGGCACATCAGTCCTCTCTAAGATTCTCAATGGAACCTCCACAAACCATCACCTTAGAGGGGATGGCGTTAAAGCATTCTGTTGTGGCTTAGCTCTCTTCTACTTAGCGACAGCCATACTTTTCACGCCCCTGCCAGTCTTTCTTTCACAATGTTTAACTCTTTCACAGGGCCTAGTCTTCATTGCCTACTCTGTAAACTCCATTGGAGGAGCCTTAGGTTACTTCCACCTAGCTCAACGATTTAATCAACCTGTTGAGAGGGTCGCATTAGTTAAGGTGGCCCTCTTAAGGAGCCTACTAGCTTTCCTCATAGTATTTACATTACAGCTCTCAACCCTTAGCACGATAGTGATCATGATATTATTGGCATTATTAGGCTACCTCTACGCACTATTCAACACCTACACCTTGACCTTGTCAATGGAGCTCCTCCCGAGAAAGAGAATTGGACTTTTTGATGCACTTGTAAGCTTAGGCTCCGTCTGCGGCTCCTTCATTGGCCCTCTTATTGCCGAGAAAGCTGGCTTTACGTGCGCATTCTTAATGAGCAGCGTGACCTTCCTCATTTCATCCATAATCTTCAAGGTATTCAGTAGAGGTGCAATGTGA
- a CDS encoding PhoI, whose translation MHIGTYHIESLQIYFPASLELQEELINAGFKVPKPTPLPIVYANFRGWVSKKPPVTIERLIHPSRYGRSPSDLGWERIIKGGKEAYVIPDEKSLLEVELCGEKRNVCLVIKPENYHIERTSVRRVGPERWSNWVMFYLNIRDVLDLTEKLISKVGLPQDLCERRMLISREVQQSGREETYFCELEKKKGIPVENFSFCMGCFDQIVDYLANEIGDVEIIKKLRLKLNYSPDIGGFAKIGVARIEGKNPQFMFKLASHPREKVIKGILKDEVRGKARGTLNHCLHKDKSHFIMLNSALFLRTLCTINKILKGETPKGQICETCHTRFIEPQWIKEMRNVLKR comes from the coding sequence ATGCATATTGGAACGTACCATATTGAGTCGCTCCAGATTTATTTCCCAGCATCACTTGAACTTCAGGAGGAGCTTATAAATGCTGGCTTTAAGGTTCCCAAGCCGACCCCGCTCCCGATAGTATACGCTAATTTTCGAGGCTGGGTTTCCAAAAAGCCTCCAGTAACCATCGAAAGGCTCATCCACCCCTCTCGCTACGGAAGAAGTCCATCAGACTTAGGTTGGGAGAGAATCATTAAGGGTGGAAAGGAAGCCTATGTTATCCCTGATGAAAAGAGTTTACTTGAGGTTGAGTTATGTGGAGAGAAGAGGAACGTATGTTTAGTCATCAAGCCAGAAAATTATCACATTGAAAGAACATCTGTCCGTCGAGTAGGCCCTGAAAGATGGTCCAATTGGGTCATGTTTTACTTAAACATAAGAGACGTGCTTGATTTAACTGAGAAGCTCATAAGCAAAGTAGGGTTACCTCAAGATCTCTGTGAGAGGAGAATGCTCATTAGTAGAGAGGTTCAGCAAAGCGGTAGAGAAGAAACCTACTTCTGCGAATTGGAGAAAAAGAAAGGCATTCCGGTTGAGAATTTTAGCTTCTGTATGGGCTGCTTCGATCAAATAGTCGATTACTTAGCGAATGAGATAGGAGATGTTGAAATTATCAAAAAGTTGAGGTTAAAACTAAATTATTCTCCGGACATCGGAGGGTTTGCAAAAATCGGAGTAGCAAGAATTGAGGGTAAGAATCCACAATTTATGTTTAAGCTCGCCTCCCACCCAAGAGAGAAGGTGATAAAAGGCATATTGAAGGACGAGGTTCGCGGAAAGGCTAGAGGGACTTTAAACCACTGTTTGCATAAGGATAAGAGTCACTTCATCATGCTTAATTCAGCACTATTCCTTAGGACATTATGTACCATAAATAAAATCCTGAAGGGTGAGACGCCTAAAGGTCAAATCTGCGAGACTTGCCATACAAGATTTATTGAGCCGCAGTGGATTAAGGAGATGAGGAACGTGCTTAAACGTTGA
- a CDS encoding site-specific DNA-methyltransferase: MTWHKIIFGDCRNMKEVPDRSVHLVVTSPPYYNAPFDYPGLFKSYDEYLDLIRAVAKELKRVLAPGRVACFVTQDVRIEGKLYPICADMTKIMIDEGFEYRDKIIWRKPEGYIRISRRSGVVVQHPYPMYYHPDNIYEEILIFQNGSFDYSYLKRLDNKVLEASRINIEVFNKEKWYLTVWDIVNVLPLRGRLEEGIAAFPEEIPRRLIKLFSFRGEVVLDPFLGSGTTMKVAKELGRNSYGYEVDLELMDIILEKVGYKQVTLTGDVIEYVVRDDAKRLRTFLQERIKSQKSVIGK; this comes from the coding sequence ATGACCTGGCACAAGATAATCTTTGGCGATTGTAGGAACATGAAGGAGGTTCCCGATAGGTCGGTTCACCTAGTGGTCACATCCCCACCTTACTACAACGCTCCCTTCGATTATCCGGGCCTCTTTAAGAGCTACGATGAGTACCTCGACTTGATTCGAGCCGTCGCCAAGGAGCTAAAGAGGGTCTTGGCTCCTGGTAGGGTCGCATGCTTCGTGACCCAGGATGTCAGGATCGAGGGCAAGCTGTACCCAATATGTGCCGACATGACCAAGATAATGATCGACGAAGGCTTTGAGTACAGGGACAAGATCATTTGGAGGAAGCCTGAGGGCTACATCCGCATAAGTAGGAGGAGTGGTGTTGTGGTGCAGCACCCATACCCAATGTACTATCATCCCGACAACATCTACGAGGAGATACTGATATTCCAGAACGGCAGCTTCGACTACTCGTACCTGAAGAGGCTCGACAACAAGGTCTTAGAGGCATCCAGGATAAACATAGAGGTCTTCAACAAGGAGAAGTGGTACTTGACAGTGTGGGACATCGTCAACGTACTGCCACTTAGAGGTAGGCTTGAGGAGGGGATAGCAGCTTTCCCAGAAGAGATCCCTAGGCGCTTGATTAAGTTATTCAGCTTTAGAGGCGAGGTGGTGCTGGACCCCTTCTTGGGCTCCGGGACAACGATGAAGGTCGCCAAGGAGCTCGGCAGGAACAGCTACGGGTACGAGGTGGACTTGGAGCTAATGGACATAATCCTGGAAAAAGTTGGCTACAAGCAAGTAACCCTCACCGGGGACGTCATCGAGTACGTGGTTAGGGATGACGCTAAGAGATTAAGGACATTTCTCCAAGAGAGAATCAAATCCCAGAAAAGTGTTATAGGTAAATAG
- a CDS encoding asparagine synthase C-terminal domain-containing protein produces MNFECSKYINVIVEIVAREASKCEWTLLSGGVDTSFIVLVHPRREELKALTVDLGGPDVWYASMVARKLKIKSHTIVRPNVKEYLKAVDWVLENIRVIDPVEVSADVVHYIAMSRAKSMGCSSILSGDGGDELFVGYTFLCNKPESYVRSWIEERAISSWLPTVYIGQALGIRVQTPLYTDAVKEIVLKLPLKCLVDEGVGKALLREALRMYGLVEVASRPKTPVNIGSGSQAMLKMLASKVSDNMVRLVEREMGFKPPSKVHAWLAYRFIELGLEAPGKVEGSTACSVCGRLMVKDYCRFCGAYTNLNGTVLHYMDD; encoded by the coding sequence TTGAACTTTGAGTGTTCAAAGTACATCAACGTCATTGTTGAGATAGTTGCTAGAGAAGCTTCTAAATGTGAATGGACACTCCTCTCTGGAGGAGTTGATACAAGTTTCATAGTGCTGGTACACCCGAGAAGAGAGGAGCTTAAAGCATTAACAGTTGACTTAGGCGGTCCAGATGTATGGTACGCTTCAATGGTAGCACGCAAGCTCAAGATTAAGAGCCACACGATTGTTAGGCCCAATGTGAAGGAGTACTTAAAGGCTGTGGATTGGGTCCTAGAGAACATTAGGGTCATAGATCCAGTAGAAGTCTCGGCTGACGTTGTTCACTACATAGCCATGAGCAGGGCTAAGAGCATGGGGTGCTCTAGCATACTGTCGGGTGATGGTGGAGATGAGCTTTTCGTTGGTTACACCTTCCTGTGCAATAAGCCTGAGAGCTATGTAAGAAGCTGGATTGAGGAGAGGGCGATCAGTTCTTGGCTGCCAACAGTCTATATAGGTCAAGCTCTAGGAATAAGAGTTCAAACCCCTCTTTATACCGATGCGGTCAAGGAGATTGTATTGAAATTGCCCTTGAAATGTCTAGTCGATGAGGGGGTTGGGAAGGCGTTGCTTAGGGAGGCGCTTAGAATGTATGGACTCGTGGAAGTGGCTAGTAGACCTAAGACTCCAGTTAACATTGGGTCTGGATCCCAAGCTATGCTTAAAATGTTAGCTTCCAAAGTGAGCGATAATATGGTAAGACTAGTTGAGAGGGAGATGGGCTTTAAGCCCCCCAGTAAAGTCCATGCATGGCTGGCTTACAGGTTCATAGAATTGGGCTTAGAGGCTCCGGGTAAAGTTGAGGGTTCAACAGCCTGCTCAGTGTGTGGAAGACTGATGGTTAAAGATTATTGTAGGTTTTGCGGCGCCTACACCAACCTTAATGGTACAGTGCTCCACTACATGGATGATTAG
- a CDS encoding gamma-glutamylcyclotransferase, whose translation MYVWYFAYGRNVDISTFTNRVGRPIIMFRGILPGYKISFHKHPGPKVGVGYATIHPAVKEWVEGVLYLITVDQLIRLDEIEGVPANHYKHEDVDVWCIEQARWIKAVTYVAVKVDETLRPDKRYLTQIIEGAKAVGLSREWIGKLEELMKEAT comes from the coding sequence GTGTACGTATGGTATTTTGCTTACGGTAGGAATGTGGATATAAGCACCTTCACAAACAGGGTTGGTAGGCCAATAATCATGTTCAGAGGCATACTGCCAGGTTACAAAATAAGCTTCCACAAACATCCTGGTCCAAAGGTAGGCGTGGGCTATGCCACAATACATCCAGCAGTTAAGGAGTGGGTTGAGGGCGTCCTCTACTTGATTACCGTTGACCAACTCATAAGGCTGGACGAGATAGAGGGCGTTCCGGCAAACCACTATAAGCATGAGGATGTGGATGTGTGGTGTATCGAGCAGGCTAGATGGATTAAAGCGGTAACATACGTGGCCGTTAAGGTAGATGAGACATTGAGGCCCGATAAGAGGTACTTAACCCAAATAATTGAGGGAGCAAAAGCAGTAGGACTAAGCAGAGAATGGATTGGTAAGCTCGAAGAGCTTATGAAAGAGGCCACTTAA
- a CDS encoding nucleoside 2-deoxyribosyltransferase, which yields MIKVFISGPIQGMEHNQEYRARIRRLLESRGYEVIDPWEREKVFYRASREDWWKNVPPREFIERDLRDVERCDALIAYLPRLSAGTCMELFYAKLKGKKVVSIIEFDNPSPWITLHSDVILRSLDELEMYVERRGLEELLSERTRC from the coding sequence TTGATTAAGGTATTCATTTCAGGCCCCATACAAGGCATGGAGCACAACCAGGAGTATAGAGCTAGGATTAGGAGGCTTCTTGAATCTAGAGGTTACGAGGTAATAGATCCGTGGGAAAGAGAGAAGGTGTTCTATAGAGCATCTAGAGAGGACTGGTGGAAGAACGTACCTCCTAGAGAGTTCATAGAGAGGGACTTAAGGGATGTAGAGAGATGTGACGCGCTCATAGCTTATCTTCCTAGGCTATCAGCCGGGACATGCATGGAGCTATTCTATGCTAAGCTTAAGGGGAAGAAGGTCGTGTCAATTATAGAGTTTGACAACCCAAGCCCATGGATAACACTGCACTCAGACGTGATATTGAGGAGTTTAGATGAGCTTGAAATGTATGTTGAGAGGAGAGGTTTAGAAGAGCTGTTAAGTGAGCGTACGCGGTGTTGA
- a CDS encoding HEPN domain-containing protein — MINIEMARDYIFRSKRFLKEADMALEDGDNATSIRRSQEALEMAVKALLRAIGIEYPRSHDVSDVLVEHSDSLPEGVKLEVSELAMLVSQLASIRGVALYGYEREGIPASRAFTRDYAERILQSVKRYVSLIERSLKEAKVL, encoded by the coding sequence ATGATAAACATAGAGATGGCTAGGGACTACATCTTTAGATCCAAGCGTTTTCTGAAGGAAGCAGACATGGCCTTAGAGGACGGTGATAATGCAACTTCGATTAGGAGGTCTCAGGAAGCTCTCGAAATGGCTGTTAAGGCCTTGTTGAGAGCTATTGGAATAGAGTACCCACGAAGCCATGACGTGAGTGACGTACTCGTGGAGCATAGCGACTCTCTACCGGAAGGCGTTAAGCTCGAGGTTAGTGAGCTAGCTATGCTCGTCTCTCAGCTAGCCTCCATAAGGGGGGTGGCCCTTTACGGCTATGAGAGGGAGGGGATACCAGCATCAAGAGCGTTCACAAGAGATTATGCTGAGAGAATTCTTCAGTCCGTGAAGAGGTACGTGAGCTTAATTGAGAGAAGCTTAAAGGAGGCCAAAGTACTATGA
- a CDS encoding nucleotidyltransferase domain-containing protein translates to MSDALSDALKEYLNVYLDVLMEFLRDNLISVYIFGSVARGEFSEGSDIDLLVVARGLSEEVDERLEIAFQVKRVFRQRTLSLRKILRDKGLPTTISEVILTPEEVQKHPPILLDLTVDGIPLIDKGDFLDNELKKLRERLRELGATRVRGKHGWYWVLKPGARLGEVIKV, encoded by the coding sequence ATGAGTGATGCTTTGAGTGATGCGCTTAAGGAGTACCTTAACGTTTACCTCGATGTACTCATGGAGTTCCTTCGCGACAATCTCATTTCGGTGTACATTTTCGGCAGTGTGGCTAGAGGTGAATTCTCTGAGGGCAGTGACATAGACTTGCTTGTAGTTGCTAGAGGCCTTAGTGAGGAGGTGGATGAGAGGCTTGAGATAGCGTTCCAAGTCAAGAGAGTGTTTAGACAGAGGACCTTGAGCTTGAGGAAGATATTAAGAGATAAGGGTCTACCTACAACGATATCTGAAGTCATATTAACACCTGAGGAGGTTCAGAAGCACCCACCAATACTCTTAGACCTGACCGTCGATGGGATACCATTAATCGATAAGGGTGATTTTCTAGATAATGAGCTTAAAAAGCTTAGAGAAAGGCTTAGGGAGCTAGGTGCCACTAGGGTTAGAGGCAAGCATGGATGGTACTGGGTTCTAAAGCCGGGAGCAAGATTAGGTGAAGTGATTAAGGTATGA
- a CDS encoding iron chelate uptake ABC transporter family permease subunit: protein MIPTAIAARRRRWKLYTTLLVIALFITIILSTCIGSFFIPPTDVLKALLKPLNPLVDVDVVYEKIILTIRVPRVLMGCVVGAALSLAGALLQGMFRNPMADPYVVGVSAGAALGAALAIVLGFGFAVLGIAAIPTMAFMFAMIALVAVYNLSRVGGRVPVMTLLLSGIAVGMLLSAITSFLSMMAGEKLHGLYFWLLGNLAMARWDYVTISMPILIVCCIVAMLYARDLNIMLMGEETALTLGVNIEVLKLILIVVSSLATAIAVSFIGMIAFVGLMVPHIVRLIVGPDHRVLLPCSMLFGAIFLVTCDSIARVALAPAQIPVGIVTALAGGPFFIYLLRKRKREYAL, encoded by the coding sequence TTGATACCAACAGCGATCGCAGCTAGAAGGCGAAGGTGGAAACTGTACACTACACTCTTAGTGATTGCCTTATTTATCACGATAATTCTTTCCACCTGTATAGGCTCCTTCTTCATACCTCCCACAGATGTCTTGAAAGCTCTTCTTAAGCCATTGAATCCATTAGTTGATGTTGATGTAGTCTACGAGAAGATAATATTGACAATTAGAGTTCCTAGAGTCCTAATGGGTTGCGTAGTCGGAGCAGCACTATCACTTGCTGGAGCTCTTCTTCAAGGGATGTTTAGGAATCCAATGGCTGATCCGTATGTCGTAGGGGTCTCAGCTGGAGCTGCGCTTGGGGCTGCTTTAGCGATTGTTTTAGGTTTTGGATTTGCAGTCTTAGGTATAGCAGCTATTCCAACTATGGCCTTCATGTTCGCCATGATAGCGCTAGTGGCAGTTTATAACCTTAGTAGGGTTGGTGGTAGGGTTCCAGTCATGACCCTTCTTCTATCTGGCATAGCTGTTGGCATGCTACTCTCAGCCATAACCTCCTTTCTCTCAATGATGGCTGGTGAGAAGCTTCATGGTCTATATTTCTGGCTTCTAGGGAACTTAGCTATGGCTCGGTGGGACTACGTGACCATATCAATGCCCATCCTAATAGTTTGCTGCATTGTAGCCATGCTATATGCTAGGGACCTTAACATAATGTTGATGGGTGAGGAGACTGCCTTGACCCTTGGAGTGAATATAGAGGTATTAAAGCTTATACTGATAGTTGTGAGCTCCTTGGCAACAGCAATAGCCGTTTCCTTTATAGGGATGATTGCTTTCGTGGGCCTCATGGTGCCACACATCGTCAGGCTTATCGTTGGCCCAGACCATAGGGTACTGCTGCCCTGCTCAATGCTCTTTGGAGCGATCTTCTTAGTGACGTGCGATAGCATTGCGAGGGTGGCCCTAGCACCAGCTCAAATACCCGTGGGGATAGTAACAGCCTTAGCCGGAGGGCCATTCTTCATATACCTCTTAAGGAAGAGGAAGAGAGAGTACGCATTGTAG
- a CDS encoding cobalamin-binding protein: protein MNSRQVLAILIALVVIEAIALGYMVLVNSQLADKLSEVQGEYQKLLEKYHMLTVREFPITLTDRSGKIVVIASEPRRIVSLSPAITEILFALGLGDRVVGVTAYCNYPLDVEEMKKGKRLSVIGGYWDPNLEAIVALNPDLVIGDSLVPSHLDVAERLRTLNITVLLTGSKLIEDVFYDINLIGKATGRFREAQELVAKLEARIKVVVQKVANLPRAKVYYELWFSPLFSAGPGTFIDQLIFYAGGKNIFHDAKVPWPVVSDEDVIARNPDVIILPDTYMSDYNVSIDSIKARPGWSVISAIKNNRVYFIEEDIIVRPGPRLVEALEIIARYLHPEAFRG from the coding sequence ATGAACTCGAGACAGGTATTGGCAATCCTAATCGCTCTTGTGGTCATCGAGGCTATAGCTCTAGGCTACATGGTCCTTGTCAATAGCCAGCTTGCTGATAAGCTAAGCGAAGTTCAAGGCGAGTATCAAAAGCTACTTGAGAAGTACCACATGCTAACAGTGAGAGAGTTCCCAATAACCTTGACCGACAGGTCAGGGAAGATTGTGGTCATTGCCTCAGAGCCCAGGAGAATAGTGTCGTTAAGCCCAGCAATAACGGAGATACTGTTTGCTCTAGGATTGGGTGATAGGGTTGTAGGTGTTACGGCGTATTGCAATTATCCACTGGATGTTGAGGAGATGAAGAAGGGTAAGAGGCTCTCCGTGATAGGTGGTTACTGGGACCCCAACCTGGAGGCAATAGTGGCACTAAATCCTGACCTAGTGATAGGTGACTCTCTAGTCCCATCTCACCTTGATGTAGCTGAAAGGCTTCGAACCTTGAATATAACTGTGCTACTTACGGGTTCTAAGCTAATAGAGGATGTGTTCTACGACATCAATCTAATAGGGAAGGCAACTGGAAGATTTAGAGAGGCGCAAGAGCTCGTCGCTAAGTTAGAAGCTAGGATTAAGGTTGTTGTTCAAAAGGTTGCAAATCTCCCGAGAGCGAAGGTGTACTATGAGTTGTGGTTCAGTCCATTATTCTCGGCTGGTCCAGGGACCTTCATAGACCAGCTAATATTCTATGCTGGCGGCAAGAACATATTCCATGACGCTAAGGTACCTTGGCCGGTAGTAAGCGATGAGGATGTTATTGCAAGGAACCCCGATGTGATAATACTGCCAGACACCTATATGAGCGACTACAACGTGTCAATTGACAGCATTAAAGCAAGGCCTGGCTGGTCAGTTATTAGTGCAATCAAGAACAATAGGGTGTACTTCATAGAGGAGGACATCATCGTAAGACCTGGACCGAGGCTAGTAGAAGCCTTAGAAATAATTGCTCGATACCTACATCCAGAGGCGTTTAGAGGTTGA
- a CDS encoding histidinol-phosphate aminotransferase family protein yields the protein MLSSAHGGDVWLVEKLLGISALRILDFSSNVNPYGPSPRAVRAIIDMLWMVNSYPDDESLRLKEKLAERYDLKPLNLIIGNGSTEIIYMFSLLFASNNLVGIHIPTFSEYERSVQVYGGKCIFTRPHIYDQPSVNEFVELMDRGARAIFICNPNNPNGMVMKSSEVEELLHEAEKRGIYVLLDEDFIELADEGCRSFIGEVERFRNLVVLRSFTKSHGLAGLRIGYAASNSEIIEKFERIRVRWNVNLLAQQAALAAIDDEEHVEAARRLVKLEKPRLLHELERLGWLKPVYSHTNFLLVEVSKATSAQLKVELARRGILIRDCSNFRGLSNRYVRVAVRRPWENKILIRELEHLEPP from the coding sequence ATGCTTTCATCAGCCCATGGTGGCGATGTATGGCTTGTCGAAAAGCTTCTTGGTATTAGCGCTTTGAGGATCCTGGATTTCAGCTCCAATGTGAATCCATATGGACCGTCACCAAGAGCTGTTAGAGCCATAATCGATATGTTGTGGATGGTCAACTCCTACCCTGACGATGAGTCTTTAAGGTTAAAGGAGAAGCTTGCTGAACGATATGATTTGAAACCATTGAACTTAATCATAGGTAATGGGTCAACTGAGATCATATACATGTTTTCATTGCTATTTGCTAGTAACAACCTTGTAGGCATTCACATCCCTACCTTCTCCGAATATGAGAGGTCTGTTCAAGTTTATGGTGGCAAGTGTATCTTTACGAGACCCCACATATACGATCAGCCGAGCGTAAACGAGTTCGTTGAGCTTATGGATAGGGGGGCCAGGGCTATCTTCATCTGCAACCCTAATAACCCCAATGGTATGGTGATGAAGTCGAGCGAGGTTGAAGAGCTTCTGCATGAAGCTGAGAAGAGGGGTATCTACGTTCTCCTGGATGAAGACTTCATCGAGTTGGCCGATGAGGGCTGCAGGAGCTTTATAGGTGAGGTTGAGAGATTTCGTAACCTCGTGGTTTTGAGGTCCTTCACCAAGAGTCATGGGTTGGCCGGTCTTAGGATTGGTTATGCTGCATCCAACTCTGAGATCATTGAAAAGTTTGAGAGAATTAGGGTTAGGTGGAACGTTAACTTGCTTGCTCAGCAAGCAGCTCTAGCAGCTATTGACGATGAAGAGCACGTAGAGGCAGCTAGGAGACTTGTGAAGTTGGAGAAGCCTAGGCTCTTGCACGAACTTGAAAGGTTGGGTTGGCTTAAACCAGTTTATAGTCACACGAACTTCCTCTTAGTGGAGGTGAGTAAGGCAACATCAGCTCAGCTTAAGGTTGAACTAGCGCGTAGAGGGATACTAATAAGGGACTGTAGCAATTTCAGAGGACTAAGTAATAGATACGTGAGGGTGGCGGTAAGGAGGCCTTGGGAAAACAAAATCCTAATACGTGAATTAGAGCATCTAGAGCCTCCTTGA
- a CDS encoding cobalamin biosynthesis protein, with protein sequence MEVNMFHEGLTHTLITNLLILMIAFIFDLILGDPPSKLHPVVWMGFVIGRAKRLNRGSRTARSILGSLVAISTILLFSIPIYLILYVASNFSYVIYVLASGVMLKFSFAFRSLADYTKPIADKLVVGDIDGARRYIPYIARRDPSKLNGELITSTTVESIAESTVDGITSPLFYFALLGVPGAIAYRVANTLDSMLGYKTQDLKDFGWFSARLDTILNFIPARLTALIMVFSALLLKLNWRNSLRISLRDHTKTESLNAGWPMSAMAGALNVRLVKVGFYELGDPIEKLEPRHIIQAIKVMRMTVLLYIIIICLTLLALRCTILIPWVM encoded by the coding sequence GTGGAGGTTAACATGTTTCACGAAGGCTTAACTCACACTCTCATCACGAACCTGTTAATACTCATGATAGCCTTCATTTTCGACCTGATTTTAGGTGATCCTCCAAGTAAGCTTCACCCTGTCGTCTGGATGGGCTTCGTTATAGGTAGAGCTAAGCGGCTTAATAGGGGGTCAAGAACTGCTAGGAGTATTCTAGGCTCACTTGTTGCTATCAGCACGATCCTCCTCTTCTCCATACCCATCTATTTAATCCTCTACGTCGCTAGCAACTTTAGTTACGTGATTTACGTACTAGCTTCGGGGGTAATGCTAAAGTTCTCATTCGCTTTCAGATCGCTTGCTGACTACACTAAGCCAATAGCTGATAAGCTCGTGGTCGGCGACATTGATGGTGCTAGGCGCTACATACCGTACATAGCTAGAAGAGATCCTAGTAAACTTAATGGGGAGCTCATCACTTCCACAACAGTTGAGTCCATAGCCGAGAGTACTGTTGATGGTATTACATCACCCCTATTCTACTTTGCCCTCCTTGGGGTGCCTGGAGCCATAGCCTACAGGGTCGCTAACACCCTCGACTCCATGCTCGGCTACAAGACCCAGGATCTTAAGGACTTTGGATGGTTTTCAGCTAGGCTAGACACAATCCTGAACTTTATCCCTGCTAGGTTAACGGCCTTAATAATGGTGTTCTCAGCATTACTTCTCAAGCTCAACTGGAGGAATAGCCTAAGGATTTCTTTGAGGGATCACACGAAGACTGAAAGCTTGAACGCAGGCTGGCCCATGTCAGCTATGGCTGGAGCACTTAACGTCAGACTCGTCAAGGTAGGTTTCTATGAGCTTGGAGATCCTATTGAGAAGTTAGAGCCAAGGCACATCATCCAGGCGATTAAAGTCATGAGGATGACGGTGTTGCTCTACATAATTATTATATGCCTAACATTGCTAGCTCTAAGATGTACCATCC